The Sulfurospirillum deleyianum DSM 6946 nucleotide sequence TTTGAACAGAAACCGCGGTGTTAAAATTTGCCTCTTTTAAAGAGAGATTAACAAACTCCTGTCCATGCAAATCATACTCAATCTCCCTCTCTACAACCGCTCCACTAAAAATATTTGCAGCAGCAGGATGGTTAAGTTGTCCTTTTTCTTTGCCATTCATACCACCAATGGTTAAAGAACCTTGCGCAAGAGAGTAAATTTTTCCATCCACACCTTTTAAAGGGGTTAAAAGGAGAGTTCCTCCTTGAAGCGATTTTGCGTCACCAATGGAAGAAACTGTGACATCTATCTTGTCGCCTTGTCTCGCAAATGCAGGGAGTTTACCTGTTACAACAACAGCGGCAATATTTTTGGATTTGATATCATCAGGGTCAATTTTTACATTCACCGTTTGGAGAAGGTTAGAGAGCGAACGAAGGGTAAATTCAGAAGAAGAGCCATCACCCGTACCGTTAAGCCCTACTACTAATCCATACCCTATAAGTTGGTTATCTCGCACGCCAATGACATTAGCGATATCACCCAAACGCTGTGCGTAAAGTGTTCCTAAGGCAAACGTTGAGATTAGAAAGAGTTTTACCAGTTTCATTCATTCCCTTTATATGGCTTTTCTTTTGCCTATAAAAGCAATTAATGTTCCAAATATTTTTACATGTAACACACTTAGGCGTAATAAGAGAGTGAACTTTTACCAAATTTTTTAGTTTTTTGCAACGTAAAAGCACCAATTACCTCAGGTAAAACAAGGGTACTCATATGCTCTATCGCAATTAAATGAACTTTCTCTTGTGGTATAGAAGCAATGAGACTCAGCACTTTTTCGTACACACTTTCCATCCCCTCACGAATCGAAAAAGGAGGATCAAAGTAGAAATAGGCTTTACATGTAAAGTGAGCAACGAGGGTTGGAAAGAGAAGAAAACTATCGCCATGTAAAGCTGTTGTATGTGTTTTATCAATGCTTTCGCAGTTTCGTTTTAATGTTGAAAAAGCAGCTTTGTCTTTTTCAATAAAATAGGCATGTTTTGCCCCACGACTGAGCGCTTCAAGCCCCATAGAACCACTTCCCCCAAAAACTTCCACAAAAAGTTCATCGACAATATCATAGTGCACCGAATCAAAAAAAGAGCCTTTTAAAATAGCCTTCGTGCTACGGGTACTCTCCAAAGAGGGAAGCAAAATCTTTTTGCCCTTGTATTTTCCTGCATTGATGGTTGAAAAAAGTGGTTTAGTTTCCATAAAATCCTCGAATCGTTTGAATCAGCTCTGTTCTAAATTTTTCAGTGAGCGCATTGATTTTTTCTTCTAAAAGATGAGTATTATTGGGTTGAGAAACCATATCATCCACACTGCTTTGTTTCATTAATAGCTCTTGAAAAAACTTATCTAATGCAATCCACAAGGTTGATTTGGCAAAAGGAACCAGAAGATTTCCCTCATTAGAACCGATGTAAAAAATAGGCTTGTCCAGCTCAATTTTTTTATCACTTATTACAAAATCGCACTGTTTATAAGGAACCACATTTTCCCCTAAAAAACTCTTCAAAGCACGACTGAGCAATAAAGACTGGCATACCAAAGCAACTTTCATAAAGCCCCTTTTTAATTTCTTTCATATTGCGAAATATAACACACACCTTCTTAATAATCAGCGTTATGCAAAGAGCGTATTAAACAAAACAAAACTTCTGTCGATTTGGTTCACAAGAAAAGGAAAGAGAATCTCAAAAGGAGGATGATGATGGATGTATTTAGCGCAACCAGCAAACAAGTTGGAACAGCAACCGCTCCTAAAGTTGCTGAAACGCCTTCGACCCAAAAAATTGAGCAGAGTGATAAAATAGCAAAAAGTAATCAAGAAATAGCAAAGCCTAGCAGTGATGTATTAAACAAAACTGTGAACGATTTGAATGAACAGATGGATAAACTTGAAACCAACATCGCTTTTGGTTTTAACGATGAAATCAGTTTAATGTATGTTAATGTAATGGAAAAAAGTACGGGAAAGAGTATCCGTAAAATTCCAACCGAAGAGGCAATGGCTCTTTCGGCGAAAATGAAAGAAATTGTAGGAATAATTTTTGATAAAAAAGGATAAACAATGGCAAGTTCTAGCTTAAGTTCATTAGGACTTGGTAGTGATGGCGTTTTAAGTTATGATGTCATTGATCAACTCAAAGAAGTAGATAAAACGGCACAAATTACGCCTATTGATACGAAAATAACAAGCAATTCAACCAAGCAGACTGACCTTTCAACGCTAACGTCACTGGCATCTACGCTTAAAGCTTCAACCAGTGCGCTTTCAGATGAAATTTCCTATTTACAGCGAACCACAACAGTTTCAAATGATGCAATCAGTGTCAGCGTGGATGGTGGTACCAATATACAAGATTTTAAAATCAATGTTTCACAACTCGCACAACAAGATATCTATCAAAGCAATGCCTATGCTGCAACGACGAGTACTTTTGCATCCGCTGAAGATACCATTAGCATTGAGTTTGACGGCACAACTTATGATTTTAGCGTTTCATCTGCGACAACACTTTCAGATTTAACAGATATGATCAACGATAAAATGGATGGTAAAGTGACCGCTTCTTTGCTTAATGTTGGAGGAAGCAATCCTTATAAATTGGTTTTAAAATCTGATGAAATGGGCGCAGACAATGCCATCACCATTCAAGCGGGAACAGCTGCGGATGCATTGGGACTCACCAACATTCAACAAGCAAAAGATGCACAATTTACTTATAATGGGGTTAGCATTACCCGTTCATCCAATACCATTGATGATTTAATGGTGGGAGTCACCCTCACACTGAATGAAGCGCAAGAAAGTACAGAATCAACACAAGTTTCTATTACGCAAGATTGGAGCGATGTCAAAGAACAACTCAATAATCTTGTGAGTGCCTACAACAATCTTATGTCAAACCTCACATCCGCTACTTCATATGACAGTTCAACAGAAACAGCGGGAGTCTTTCAAGGTGTCACCCAATTAACAACATTGAGTGCTTCACTCCGTAAAGACCTTTTAGCACTTGATGAAGAAGGCAGAAGCTTGATGGATTATGGTATCTCATTGAACTCTTCAGGCTCACTTGAATTTGACGAAGATACGTTTAATGAAAAAGTAACCAGTAACCCAGAAGATATTCAAGACTATTTTTCAGGTTCGACCAGTTATGGGACAACAACATTTCAAGGCACAAGTGTTGCATCTGACGCACTCAATATTACCTATGGTGACTTAACCATTAACGATATAGGTATTCGCTTTAGCACAACCGCTGGTGCAACAGCAGAAGAAAATGCCCTTGCCCTACAAAATGCCATTAATGCGGCGGGAATTTCAGGAGTAACGGCGAGTGTAGATACCAACAATGCCATTGTGCTCAAAAGTACCGTAGGTGAAGATATCGCTATTACAGGAAACAGCACCGCACTCACATCCTTGGGACTAAAAGCAACAACAACCTATGGCACAAGTACAACGAGTGTGGGTATTTTCTCATCACTCAATGATTTGTTAAAAACGTATACCGATAGCAGTACAGGTATTTTATCGATTTACGCAGAGTCTTTGACCACAGAAGAAACGTCTTTAACAGAGCAACGTGCTAAACTTGTAGAAAATCTCGATACGAAGTATGAAACAATGGCGAAAAAGTTTGCCGCATACGATACCTTAATTAGCAAACTGACTTCTTCATTTCAATCATTATCGTATCTTATCAACGCTGATAGCGACGATTAATCATCAAAGGAAAACTTATGTATACCAATTTAGCTTATTCGACTTATTCACAGAACAACCTCTCGATAGAGTCATCTGAAAAACTGATTAAAATGCTCTATGAAGGAATTTTGCGATTTACTTCTCAAGCTAAAAAAGCTGTTGAAGATGGGGACATTGAAAAGAGAACGTATTGGATTAATCGTACGTCTGCCATTTTCGCAGAGCTGATTCACTCTTTAAATTATGAGGGTGGAACCGTAGCCTATTATCTTCGTGGACTTTACACACAGCAGTTAAAACTTCTCACCGAAGCGAACTTACACAATGACGCTAAAAGACTCGATGAAGTCCTTAATGTCGCCAAAGAGTTATTGCAAGCATGGAAAGATGAAACCGATGAAATCGTGGATTGATGCGTTTACCGCTGCGGTTGTCATCGCAGATGAGCGTCGCATAGAAAAGCTCATTTCTACGATGCCAGAATTTGATACAAAAGAGCAGAGACTTCAAGCTTCTGCTCTCATTCAAGAAGCCTTGCGTCTCATGGAAAGTGAAAAAGCTAAAACGCTAGAAACCATGCAAAAAATCAAAAAAACACGCACCTTCCTTGCAGGTCATAAAAAAACACTTCACTACGAATACAGAGGGTAAACCACCCTCTTCTTCTGTTTTTACTTTTACATGTAAAGATTATTTTTTCACTTTTTTAAGCATCTTTACTGTTGTATCAATATACTCTATAAAATCTTGCTCAACACGAGAGAGTTCATTTTTCGTTTTTTCACTAAGCCTTTTATCAAAAGAATCGCTATAATATTCATAGCTTTTTCAAAGGAGAACTGATGCTTAAAGTCGCTATTTCTGCCTGTTTACTAGGTGAGCCGATTCGTTATGACAAGACGGGGCAGAGAGATAGATTTCTCACGGATAAGCTTGGCAAATACGCTTCGTTTATCCCCTTTTGTCCTGAGCATTTAGCCTTTGGTACACCTCGTGAGACGATACGCATTGTGCTGGAAGAGGGGCATAAAAACGTCATCACCGTCTTTTCTAAAAAGGATGTCACGGAGGCGATGCATGAGGCGATGCAAAAAGAGCTTTATAAAATTCAGCATGAGCCCATTTGTGGCATTATCTTGAAGTCAAAGTCTCCTAGTTGTGGGCTTGGCAGTACGA carries:
- a CDS encoding flagellar basal body P-ring protein FlgI, which translates into the protein MKLVKLFLISTFALGTLYAQRLGDIANVIGVRDNQLIGYGLVVGLNGTGDGSSSEFTLRSLSNLLQTVNVKIDPDDIKSKNIAAVVVTGKLPAFARQGDKIDVTVSSIGDAKSLQGGTLLLTPLKGVDGKIYSLAQGSLTIGGMNGKEKGQLNHPAAANIFSGAVVEREIEYDLHGQEFVNLSLKEANFNTAVSVQNRLNGAFGKKIAVATDSRTIRMMKPSHLSTVEFLAQALDMDVEYEREEKIVIDERTGTIVSGVNIKVAPVVVTHGDITIKIEASEIVPNDNSVDIGDNVQIVGNENRIKIKEESMTVANIARALSKLGARPKDIISILENIKRSGAITAPLEII
- the rsmD gene encoding 16S rRNA (guanine(966)-N(2))-methyltransferase RsmD; its protein translation is METKPLFSTINAGKYKGKKILLPSLESTRSTKAILKGSFFDSVHYDIVDELFVEVFGGSGSMGLEALSRGAKHAYFIEKDKAAFSTLKRNCESIDKTHTTALHGDSFLLFPTLVAHFTCKAYFYFDPPFSIREGMESVYEKVLSLIASIPQEKVHLIAIEHMSTLVLPEVIGAFTLQKTKKFGKSSLSYYA
- a CDS encoding flagellar protein FlaG; translation: MMDVFSATSKQVGTATAPKVAETPSTQKIEQSDKIAKSNQEIAKPSSDVLNKTVNDLNEQMDKLETNIAFGFNDEISLMYVNVMEKSTGKSIRKIPTEEAMALSAKMKEIVGIIFDKKG
- the fliD gene encoding flagellar filament capping protein FliD, which translates into the protein MASSSLSSLGLGSDGVLSYDVIDQLKEVDKTAQITPIDTKITSNSTKQTDLSTLTSLASTLKASTSALSDEISYLQRTTTVSNDAISVSVDGGTNIQDFKINVSQLAQQDIYQSNAYAATTSTFASAEDTISIEFDGTTYDFSVSSATTLSDLTDMINDKMDGKVTASLLNVGGSNPYKLVLKSDEMGADNAITIQAGTAADALGLTNIQQAKDAQFTYNGVSITRSSNTIDDLMVGVTLTLNEAQESTESTQVSITQDWSDVKEQLNNLVSAYNNLMSNLTSATSYDSSTETAGVFQGVTQLTTLSASLRKDLLALDEEGRSLMDYGISLNSSGSLEFDEDTFNEKVTSNPEDIQDYFSGSTSYGTTTFQGTSVASDALNITYGDLTINDIGIRFSTTAGATAEENALALQNAINAAGISGVTASVDTNNAIVLKSTVGEDIAITGNSTALTSLGLKATTTYGTSTTSVGIFSSLNDLLKTYTDSSTGILSIYAESLTTEETSLTEQRAKLVENLDTKYETMAKKFAAYDTLISKLTSSFQSLSYLINADSDD
- the fliS gene encoding flagellar export chaperone FliS, with amino-acid sequence MYTNLAYSTYSQNNLSIESSEKLIKMLYEGILRFTSQAKKAVEDGDIEKRTYWINRTSAIFAELIHSLNYEGGTVAYYLRGLYTQQLKLLTEANLHNDAKRLDEVLNVAKELLQAWKDETDEIVD